One genomic window of Quercus lobata isolate SW786 chromosome 9, ValleyOak3.0 Primary Assembly, whole genome shotgun sequence includes the following:
- the LOC115960264 gene encoding pentatricopeptide repeat-containing protein At1g31430-like has product MKLARPISRIFSTYTTTQKSERVTKNSISFNPIKELHAHLIRTHLFTDPYSVSEVIKSYALYSPTLPKAHFVFNKIECPTLVVWNHMIRGLSQSEQPSKAICFYNRIYHEGLAGDNLTLIFVFKACARVSDIVNGKKFHVHALKLGFESYLFVSNALIHMYASCGDLVLARKLFDKMGDRDLVSWNSLICGYCQCNRFKEVLGLFKAMQVANVKADKVTMMKVILACSYLNEWKIADSMVKYIEENHVLVDVYLGNTMIDMYGRRGLVDLAQEVFDRMREKNIVSWNAMIMGYAKVGNLVAAQKFFDEMPKRDVISWTSMITGYSQTNRFADAVRLFKEMMTAKVNPDEITVASVLSACAHLGSLDVGEAVHDYIRKHGVKADVYVGNSLIDMYCKCGVVEKALEVFQEMKKDSISWTSVISGLAVNGFADSALELFSQMLRDGVRPTHGAFVGVLLACAHAGLVDKGLEYFESMDKVHRLTPEMKHYGCVVDLLSRSGNLDKAYDFINKMPMVPDVVVWRILLSACNLHGHMVLAEIARNKLLEMDPSNSGNYVLSANAYASSDRWDDVIKMRELMVESNVQKPFGCSSIEVNGTKLSNSQDLCLIQS; this is encoded by the coding sequence ATGAAACTCGCAAGACCCATTTCCAGGATCTTCAGCACCTACACAACGACCCAAAAATCAGAGCGAGTAACTAAGAATTCAATCTCCTTCAATCCCATCAAAGAGCTTCATGCCCACCTCATCAGAACCCACCTTTTCACTGATCCATACTCAGTTTCTGAGGTTATCAAGTCCTATGCACTATATTCACCAACTTTGCCAAAAGCCCACTTcgtttttaacaaaattgagtgTCCCACATTGGTAGTTTGGAACCATATGATTCGTGGTTTGTCACAGAGTGAACAACCTAGTAAAGCAATATGTTTTTATAACCGAATTTATCACGAAGGACTTGCCGGGGATAATTTGACCCTTATATTTGTTTTCAAGGCTTGTGCTAGAGTTTCTGATATTGTAAATGGGAAGAAGTTTCATGTTCATGCTTTGAAACTTGGTTTTGAATCCTATCTTTTTGTTTCCAATGCTTTGATTCATATGTATGCTTCTTGTGGTGATTTGGTTCTTGCGAGGAAACTGTTTGATAAAATGGGCGACAGAGACTTGGTTTCTTGGAACTCTTTGATATGTGGGTATTGTCAGTGTAATAGATTTAAGGAGGTTTTGGGTCTTTTTAAAGCAATGCAGGTGGCAAATGTGAAGGCCGATAAAGTGACAATGATGAAAGTTATTTTAGCATGTAGTTATCTGAATGAATGGAAAATCGCAGACTCTATGGTTAAGTATATTGAAGAGAATCATGTTTTGGTTGATGTTTACTTGGGGAACACTATGATAGATATGTATGGACGGCGTGGTTTAGTGGATTTAGCACAGGAAGTATTTGATAGGATGCGTGAAAAGAATATAGTTTCTTGGAATGCCATGATAATGGGGTATGCCAAAGTGGGAAACTTAGTTGCTGCACAGAAATTTTTTGATGAGATGCCTAAAAGGGATGTGATCTCTTGGACTTCTATGATCACAGGTTACTCTCAAACTAACCGGTTTGCTGATGCAGTGAGactttttaaagaaatgatGACGGCAAAGGTGAATCCGGATGAAATAACGGTAGCTAGCGTGCTTTCTGCCTGTGCCCATTTAGGATCACTTGATGTTGGGGAGGCGGTTCATGACTATATCCGTAAGCATGGTGTAAAAGCAGATGTTTACGTAGGAAACTCTTTGATAGATATGTATTGCAAATGTGGGGTGGTTGAGAAGGCTCTAGAAGTGTtccaagaaatgaaaaaggacTCCATCTCATGGACTTCAGTGATTTCTGGTCTTGCTGTGAATGGTTTCGCAGATTCGGCACTTGAGCTTTTCTCACAGATGTTAAGAGATGGTGTTCGGCCAACTCATGGAGCCTTTGTTGGGGTTTTACTAGCTTGTGCCCATGCTGGATTAGTAGATAAAGGGTTGGAATATTTTGAAAGTATGGACAAAGTCCACAGACTCACTCCAGAAATGAAGCATTATGGGTGCGTTGTGGACCTATTGAGCCGCTCTGGCAATCTGGACAAGGCatatgattttataaataaaatgccTATGGTTCCAGATGTTGTGGTATGGAGGATATTGTTAAGTGCTTGTAACCTTCATGGACATATGGTCTTGGCAGAGATTGCAAGAAACAAGCTTCTGGAAATGGATCCTAGTAACAGTGGGAATTATGTTCTCTCCGCAAATGCTTATGCCAGTTCAGATAGATGGGATGATGTTATTAAAATGAGAGAGTTGATGGTAGAAAGCAATGTCCAGAAGCCATTTGGTTGTAGTTCCATCGAAGTAAATGGTACAAAATTGTCTAACTCCCAAGACCTGTGCCTTATTCAATCTTAA